From a region of the Phycisphaerales bacterium AB-hyl4 genome:
- a CDS encoding beta-galactosidase: MHDTRTSIPMFAAFLLLLFAVGASASAEALFDSRFTDEDETAAWLGEAESWNVVRRQGVPALESGGPGAAIGRALSAREGEPTHIVVEYGWRAGRGRGLLEARLTNADSDDEVVIVLRQADGEKYEVYWHAGDEDEGESLGSLADDTLDAGVQSGGVALTPAVVHFELDGDQLRIARFGGDTTEVQLPRAFQPAHLTLRDASPGKEQARLARVRAFIGAVDPTSDVVEFRMPFGASFVEDREAPIVRLRGTWFSGEARTANVQLTAEDYVEPDPSAARQFSYEVQMRPGEQVELAIEDFLGLTPGLYRLHGEIAIEDRTLPIDARFAVLSKDLADRPQEEIPQWVGVVPFINVLERTVYPESFEYMEKLGVRHVRWLPGWGRLEPEKGQYEWGESDQFMDLVAEHQMEAMFCLSYYGGDWTHDVTDGQLAHTHEGRTMWVERFAVPTIERYGDRVKLWQIWNEPDAFWNEDPDKAYGFASAFGTPANYYDLVKRTHEAAHQLGHDDIRILASLSSGNYQSNIRLLFEFGLGEHFDGLILHTYGHHVRHFRVAGRLLAELGHDTPALGSGEIGLPRGNDWDGAMRQARVVTQVMSSSITIPNLQNVHWFVLHDTVAGGNFGLINQDLQPHPSALAYYTIARLMSGAVDGEIEERGALTLYRVERSGRSPLLTVTNQAAPTLVTFEVNDGQQPVVWDLMGRSSEPEVTEGRFTVDLTHGLMIEGDVTAASSVEPATTVEFDDKGRPTVNVAVGRPADGAEAVVGLRVPELDFEASQSVGDTGDVSFTLPSVLEPNRQYDAEITVTMAGSEMRQPTKLEATPVYQVTPEQAASPTPPDHLPGIELSGEEAFRLMAAHRTYHGPEDSSAMIYLGWTLEELVLWIEQTDDIHVPIPAQAPNPFGYDSGHWAFQPEGRLAPGESFIEITFGLRDDGEQWARVMGQPHYSPKLQAERSGTTTRYHVTIPAAQLGIVPGHGVSIGTAVIINDNDGEGRKGWLFWGEGVHNQKNPAQYRRVILTEGSPEEHGQ, from the coding sequence ATGCATGACACTCGCACCAGCATCCCGATGTTCGCCGCGTTTTTGCTGCTTCTGTTTGCTGTGGGCGCATCGGCGTCGGCCGAGGCGTTGTTCGACAGCAGGTTTACGGACGAGGACGAGACGGCGGCGTGGCTCGGCGAGGCTGAGTCGTGGAATGTTGTCCGTCGACAGGGCGTGCCGGCGCTTGAAAGCGGAGGGCCCGGGGCCGCCATCGGCCGTGCGTTGTCGGCGCGGGAAGGTGAGCCGACGCACATCGTTGTGGAATATGGCTGGCGGGCCGGCCGGGGGCGCGGTCTGCTGGAAGCCCGTTTGACTAATGCGGATAGCGACGACGAAGTCGTCATCGTGTTGAGGCAGGCGGACGGTGAGAAGTACGAGGTCTACTGGCATGCGGGCGATGAAGATGAAGGCGAGTCGCTCGGCAGTCTGGCGGACGACACGCTGGACGCGGGCGTGCAAAGCGGGGGCGTTGCGTTGACGCCGGCGGTGGTTCACTTCGAGTTGGATGGCGATCAACTCAGGATTGCCCGCTTCGGTGGCGACACGACCGAGGTGCAGTTGCCGCGAGCGTTTCAGCCCGCACACCTGACGCTGCGCGATGCGTCGCCCGGCAAGGAACAGGCCCGGCTCGCCCGTGTGCGAGCTTTTATCGGGGCGGTCGATCCGACGTCGGACGTGGTTGAGTTCCGCATGCCGTTCGGCGCATCGTTTGTCGAAGATCGCGAAGCGCCAATCGTTCGGCTTCGCGGTACATGGTTCAGCGGTGAGGCGCGCACCGCCAACGTGCAGCTCACCGCGGAAGACTACGTGGAGCCTGACCCCTCGGCTGCCCGTCAGTTCAGTTACGAGGTGCAGATGCGGCCGGGCGAGCAGGTTGAGTTGGCGATCGAGGATTTTCTTGGCCTCACGCCGGGCTTGTATCGTCTGCACGGTGAGATCGCGATCGAAGATCGCACACTGCCGATCGACGCGCGGTTTGCCGTGTTGTCCAAAGACCTGGCCGACCGCCCGCAGGAGGAGATTCCGCAGTGGGTCGGCGTTGTGCCGTTTATCAACGTGCTCGAACGGACGGTCTATCCTGAGTCGTTCGAGTACATGGAAAAGTTGGGCGTACGGCATGTGCGCTGGCTGCCGGGGTGGGGTCGGCTTGAACCGGAGAAGGGCCAGTACGAATGGGGCGAGAGCGATCAGTTCATGGACCTGGTCGCAGAACACCAGATGGAAGCGATGTTCTGCCTCAGCTACTACGGCGGGGACTGGACACACGACGTAACCGATGGACAGCTTGCTCACACCCACGAGGGCAGGACGATGTGGGTCGAACGCTTCGCAGTGCCTACCATCGAACGCTACGGCGATCGTGTGAAACTATGGCAGATCTGGAACGAGCCCGATGCGTTCTGGAATGAAGACCCGGACAAGGCCTACGGCTTTGCGTCTGCGTTCGGCACGCCGGCCAACTACTACGACCTGGTCAAGCGCACACATGAAGCAGCGCATCAACTCGGTCACGATGACATTCGCATCCTCGCGTCACTATCCAGCGGTAATTACCAATCGAACATCCGATTGCTGTTCGAGTTCGGCCTGGGCGAACACTTCGACGGCCTGATCCTGCATACGTACGGCCATCATGTCCGACACTTCCGTGTCGCGGGACGCCTGCTGGCCGAACTGGGCCACGACACCCCTGCCCTCGGCTCGGGCGAAATCGGCCTGCCTCGCGGCAACGACTGGGACGGCGCCATGCGACAGGCCCGCGTGGTCACGCAGGTCATGAGCTCAAGCATCACCATCCCCAATCTCCAGAACGTGCACTGGTTCGTCCTTCACGACACGGTCGCCGGCGGCAACTTCGGCCTCATCAACCAGGATCTTCAGCCTCATCCCTCGGCGCTGGCGTACTACACCATTGCCCGGCTGATGTCCGGCGCGGTGGATGGCGAGATCGAAGAGCGCGGCGCGTTGACGCTTTACCGTGTCGAACGAAGTGGTCGATCGCCTTTGCTGACGGTGACCAATCAGGCGGCCCCGACGTTGGTGACGTTTGAAGTCAACGATGGCCAGCAGCCCGTGGTGTGGGATCTGATGGGGCGAAGCAGTGAGCCGGAGGTGACCGAGGGGCGGTTTACGGTTGACCTGACCCATGGTCTGATGATCGAAGGCGATGTGACGGCGGCGTCGTCCGTTGAGCCGGCGACGACCGTGGAATTTGATGATAAGGGTCGGCCAACGGTGAACGTGGCGGTCGGTCGGCCGGCGGATGGCGCGGAGGCGGTGGTGGGGCTTCGCGTGCCGGAGCTGGATTTTGAAGCGAGTCAATCGGTAGGCGACACGGGCGACGTGTCGTTCACCTTGCCGAGCGTGCTTGAGCCCAACCGTCAGTACGACGCGGAGATCACGGTCACGATGGCGGGCAGCGAGATGCGGCAGCCGACCAAACTTGAAGCGACGCCCGTCTATCAGGTGACGCCGGAGCAGGCCGCATCACCCACGCCGCCGGACCATTTGCCGGGCATCGAACTCAGCGGCGAAGAGGCGTTTCGGCTGATGGCTGCTCACCGCACGTATCACGGCCCGGAGGACAGCTCGGCGATGATCTATCTCGGCTGGACGCTTGAAGAACTGGTGCTGTGGATCGAGCAGACCGATGACATTCACGTGCCGATCCCCGCTCAGGCGCCCAACCCGTTCGGCTACGACAGCGGTCACTGGGCGTTCCAGCCTGAAGGTCGGCTCGCACCGGGCGAGTCGTTTATCGAGATCACCTTCGGGCTGCGCGACGATGGCGAACAGTGGGCACGCGTCATGGGCCAGCCCCATTACAGCCCGAAACTTCAGGCCGAGCGTTCCGGTACAACCACCCGTTACCACGTGACGATCCCCGCAGCGCAGCTTGGCATCGTGCCTGGTCACGGCGTGTCGATCGGTACAGCCGTGATCATCAATGACAATGATGGCGAAGGCCGTAAGGGTTGGCTGTTCTGGGGCGAAGGGGTGCACAATCAGAAGAACCCCGCGCAGTATCGCCGTGTCATTCTCACCGAAGGTAGTCCGGAAGAGCACGGCCAATAG
- a CDS encoding glycoside hydrolase family 38 C-terminal domain-containing protein: MSQIDAPPKQQNGSTTSVHYLSGTHWDREWYRPLQEFRLLLVQLVDELLDLMESNPAFKYFHLDGQTCVLQDYIEIRPENRDRLAALIREGRILVGPWFTMPDLFCVGEEALVRNLLLGRRVAREWGVEPMPVGFTCDMFGHPSQMPQLFAGFDMRHCVVGRGTNEHTTPMFFQWESPDGSQVFSFKLQDAMGYGAFAVPRAVLEKPTAVLDELPEFTRAMEQAGDDDKKRTAVREKWFRERLAHYVNHELERSNGKTIALMDWMDHIMPASDVKRYLRLIHETRDDVQAEHSTLPTFLADAERTAHDVPVRSGELREPSRDANGGYLWLIPNCVSSRVRLKQANDACQNLLEKWVEPMLAIVKLRGTEFAPRLLRTAWEHVLLNHAHDSICGCSIDQVHRDMMYRYDQARILAEQLRAQAVGVLTQGCRELGRTPDEFTLTLVNPLPQARREVVVFDVDFPLDYPEQFTEGFRSQPIKSFTLEDASGTAVPYQRLSMIPQLGERSRHALPCFQSEGKLTRYTVAAEVDLPAMGFTNLRVVPSKRPVRRMGSLRTAPSRAENEHLIVEIAPNGTLTLIDKQTDQTYTDLLGFDDRSEIGDGWFHGHALNDEQALSHACSAQVSVVHEGPDVVSFQVALTMQLPARYDWHEQRPVDERVSLGLSHVITLRRGAKLVEVATTIDNTAEDHRLQLLLPTDAREATTYVAHHPYDVVERSIALDSETVDWREAEIAEKPFLGLQAVGAGQRGLALLSAAGLHEGGVRDDARRTMQVTLLRSFRRTVGTEGEQDGLESGRTEHRYALMPFAGQLPAVDALQALASLQAGIFTRQSGKRASGFPPLAGEADPRQSFMTHSGELVVSAIKSAEQGDELVVRLWNPGAESAEGTLTFADEVKAARRLKLHEEVDDDAPSPQIRERSVRVSVAPHKIATVGVSL, encoded by the coding sequence ATGAGCCAGATCGACGCCCCACCGAAGCAGCAGAACGGTTCCACCACCAGCGTTCATTACCTCTCCGGAACGCACTGGGATCGTGAGTGGTATCGGCCGTTGCAGGAGTTTCGCCTGTTGCTGGTGCAACTGGTGGACGAGTTGCTGGACCTGATGGAAAGCAATCCGGCGTTTAAATACTTTCATCTCGACGGGCAGACCTGCGTGTTGCAGGATTACATCGAGATTCGACCCGAGAACCGCGATCGGCTGGCGGCGTTGATTCGCGAAGGCCGTATCCTCGTCGGCCCGTGGTTTACGATGCCGGACCTGTTCTGCGTAGGCGAGGAAGCACTGGTGCGCAATCTGTTGCTTGGACGACGCGTCGCGCGCGAGTGGGGCGTGGAGCCGATGCCGGTGGGGTTTACCTGCGACATGTTCGGGCATCCATCGCAGATGCCGCAGCTATTTGCCGGCTTTGATATGCGGCACTGCGTGGTTGGCCGTGGCACGAACGAGCACACGACGCCGATGTTTTTCCAGTGGGAATCGCCGGACGGCTCGCAGGTGTTCAGCTTCAAATTGCAGGACGCGATGGGCTATGGCGCTTTCGCCGTGCCGCGGGCGGTGCTGGAGAAGCCGACGGCCGTACTGGATGAGTTGCCCGAGTTCACCCGGGCGATGGAGCAGGCGGGCGACGACGATAAAAAGCGAACGGCGGTGAGGGAAAAGTGGTTTCGCGAGCGGCTGGCGCATTACGTCAACCACGAACTTGAGCGCAGCAATGGCAAGACGATTGCGCTGATGGACTGGATGGATCACATCATGCCCGCGAGTGATGTCAAACGCTATCTGCGGTTGATTCATGAAACGCGAGATGACGTCCAGGCTGAACATTCCACGCTGCCCACGTTCCTCGCGGACGCGGAGCGGACGGCTCACGACGTGCCCGTGCGATCGGGCGAGTTGCGTGAGCCCAGCCGTGATGCGAACGGCGGCTATCTCTGGCTGATCCCCAACTGCGTGTCGTCGCGCGTGCGGTTGAAGCAGGCCAACGACGCGTGTCAGAATCTGCTGGAGAAGTGGGTCGAGCCGATGCTGGCGATAGTGAAGCTGCGGGGCACGGAATTCGCGCCGCGACTGTTGCGTACTGCCTGGGAGCATGTGCTGCTCAACCATGCCCATGACAGCATCTGCGGCTGTTCGATCGACCAGGTGCATCGGGATATGATGTATCGCTACGATCAGGCACGCATCCTCGCGGAACAGTTACGCGCCCAGGCGGTGGGCGTGCTGACGCAAGGTTGCCGTGAGCTGGGGCGGACGCCCGACGAGTTCACGTTAACGCTGGTCAATCCGCTGCCCCAGGCGCGTCGCGAAGTGGTGGTGTTTGATGTGGACTTTCCGCTGGATTATCCGGAGCAATTTACGGAAGGGTTCCGGTCGCAGCCGATCAAGTCGTTCACGCTGGAGGATGCCAGCGGGACGGCCGTGCCTTATCAGCGGCTGTCGATGATTCCGCAACTTGGCGAACGTTCGCGTCATGCTCTGCCATGTTTCCAAAGTGAGGGCAAGCTGACGCGTTACACCGTGGCGGCGGAGGTGGACCTGCCGGCCATGGGCTTTACCAATCTGCGTGTCGTGCCATCAAAGCGGCCGGTGCGTCGCATGGGCTCGCTACGCACGGCGCCGAGCCGCGCGGAGAACGAGCATCTCATCGTCGAGATCGCGCCGAACGGCACGCTCACGCTTATCGACAAGCAGACCGACCAGACGTATACCGACCTTTTGGGTTTTGATGATCGCAGTGAGATCGGCGATGGCTGGTTTCATGGGCATGCCCTCAATGATGAGCAAGCCCTGTCGCATGCCTGCTCGGCCCAAGTCAGTGTGGTGCATGAAGGGCCGGATGTGGTGAGCTTTCAAGTCGCGTTGACAATGCAGCTGCCTGCCCGTTACGACTGGCATGAACAGCGGCCGGTGGACGAACGGGTCTCGCTTGGCCTGAGCCATGTCATCACGCTGCGCCGCGGCGCGAAGCTGGTGGAAGTGGCGACGACCATTGACAACACGGCTGAAGATCATCGCCTGCAACTGCTGCTGCCAACGGACGCGCGTGAGGCCACGACGTATGTCGCGCATCATCCTTACGACGTGGTGGAGCGATCGATTGCGCTTGATAGTGAGACAGTCGATTGGCGTGAAGCGGAGATTGCGGAGAAGCCGTTTCTCGGATTGCAGGCGGTGGGCGCCGGTCAACGCGGGTTGGCATTGCTCAGCGCCGCGGGGTTGCACGAAGGCGGCGTGCGTGACGATGCACGGCGGACCATGCAGGTGACGCTGCTGCGTTCGTTCCGGCGGACTGTCGGCACGGAAGGCGAGCAGGATGGGTTGGAATCGGGGCGAACGGAGCATCGTTACGCGTTGATGCCGTTCGCCGGTCAACTGCCTGCCGTGGACGCCTTGCAGGCACTCGCCTCATTGCAGGCGGGCATCTTCACGCGGCAAAGCGGCAAACGAGCGTCAGGCTTTCCGCCTCTGGCAGGCGAGGCCGACCCGCGTCAGTCGTTCATGACCCATTCGGGCGAACTCGTCGTGTCGGCGATCAAGTCGGCCGAGCAGGGTGACGAACTGGTGGTTCGGTTGTGGAACCCCGGCGCTGAATCGGCCGAGGGCACATTGACCTTTGCCGACGAGGTGAAGGCCGCGCGGCGACTCAAGCTGCACGAAGAGGTTGATGACGACGCGCCATCACCTCAGATACGGGAGCGTTCTGTGCGCGTGAGCGTTGCACCACACAAGATCGCCACGGTCGGCGTCAGTCTGTAA
- a CDS encoding DUF6785 family protein, which translates to MARSIILGLLLGLLVAASVYYNDYVIQQTPLLGSFLPMGIFGVIVAILLLWNPLVSRLSALQVGPLAVPVILALSLAASGWAGASFFRFFPTVVGTPGYWYQVNPGWQSNQLLAYVPGGSPEIAPGHLPEPGALARRIVADREAPTLAGAVWRHSSTAGRQVIDRAAEQSTVDPGLAYDLARTMNDALRQPSFATRETNAIDADAFDAQQRLRLTRHALVAELPDLVLPAPRGQGLLLSGGQPGEAVEQFIVGHGGELGATWRAMPWANWQPVLQFWGGLVVLLGLCTLCLALIVHPQWSRQELLPYPIAQFMDHLITRAPGEVVPTVMRVRGFWFAMVAVMGVHLMHGLHAWYETGLHIPLQFEFDPLRELFDNASRTSFSGAVFSPTLYLSMAAFAFFLPAKVSFSIGIAPLVWMMFGAAMLAKGVTLGFNRFEPEPGTLLRLGAYLGMAIMIGYTGRRYYAAVVRAGCGLPTAGADRVPGTSVWAARGLAVLLPLSVWWLTTAGMDWLLALLLVVVCLLVWLVVSRVVCETGVLMVTGPLLPVAVLTGLLGHEAIGPTQLILIMVVGLLLVGDPRDAAMPLLMHGLHLLDRRRSMPLSLARLSPWLIVAIVAGIGVAGAATLVMQHAHGLSALPHEHVRAVAPQASFRALERAVADMRVNDTLAESLQLHGWSRIMSMSPAPGFLLWITLGAGLVGATALARLRLPWWPLHPAIFIIIGTQASALVGFSFLIGWLAKVAVVGTGGASGYEAARPVAVGVISGELLAGLAWIIAGTGYYAWSGQTPPSYNIFGT; encoded by the coding sequence ATGGCACGAAGCATCATCCTGGGCCTGTTGTTGGGCCTGCTCGTCGCGGCGAGTGTTTACTACAACGATTACGTGATTCAGCAGACGCCGCTGCTCGGCAGTTTCCTGCCGATGGGCATCTTCGGCGTGATAGTGGCCATTCTTTTGTTGTGGAATCCGCTGGTGTCTCGCCTCTCGGCGTTGCAGGTCGGGCCGCTGGCCGTGCCGGTCATCCTGGCGCTGTCACTTGCGGCGAGCGGGTGGGCGGGGGCGAGTTTCTTTCGCTTCTTCCCAACGGTGGTCGGCACGCCGGGCTATTGGTATCAGGTGAATCCGGGTTGGCAGAGCAACCAACTGCTTGCCTATGTACCGGGCGGCTCGCCGGAAATCGCACCGGGACATCTGCCCGAGCCTGGCGCACTGGCGCGACGCATCGTGGCCGATCGAGAAGCGCCGACGCTGGCAGGCGCGGTCTGGCGTCACAGCAGCACGGCCGGCCGACAGGTCATCGATCGCGCGGCTGAGCAGTCGACGGTTGATCCGGGCCTTGCGTATGACTTGGCGCGGACGATGAACGACGCGCTGCGGCAGCCGAGCTTTGCGACACGTGAAACGAACGCGATTGATGCGGACGCGTTCGATGCACAGCAGCGGCTGCGCTTGACTCGACACGCATTGGTGGCCGAGCTGCCCGACCTCGTCCTGCCTGCACCGCGCGGCCAGGGGCTGCTGCTAAGCGGCGGGCAACCAGGTGAAGCGGTCGAGCAATTCATTGTCGGGCACGGCGGCGAGCTGGGGGCGACGTGGCGGGCGATGCCGTGGGCGAACTGGCAACCGGTGCTGCAATTCTGGGGAGGATTGGTCGTTCTGCTGGGCTTGTGCACGCTTTGCCTGGCGTTGATTGTGCACCCACAATGGTCGCGGCAAGAGTTGCTGCCCTATCCCATTGCGCAATTCATGGATCACCTGATCACCCGAGCGCCGGGCGAGGTCGTGCCGACTGTCATGCGCGTCCGCGGATTCTGGTTTGCCATGGTGGCAGTGATGGGAGTTCATCTGATGCACGGTCTGCATGCCTGGTATGAAACAGGCCTGCATATTCCGCTGCAGTTCGAGTTCGATCCGCTGCGCGAGTTGTTTGACAATGCCAGTCGAACGTCTTTTTCCGGCGCGGTCTTTTCGCCAACGCTCTACCTGAGCATGGCCGCTTTTGCGTTCTTTCTGCCAGCGAAGGTTTCGTTCAGTATCGGCATCGCGCCGCTGGTCTGGATGATGTTCGGCGCGGCGATGCTGGCCAAAGGGGTCACGCTCGGGTTTAATCGCTTTGAGCCTGAGCCGGGCACGCTGCTGCGTCTGGGCGCTTACCTGGGCATGGCGATCATGATCGGCTACACCGGCCGCCGGTACTATGCGGCGGTGGTTCGGGCCGGCTGCGGCTTGCCGACGGCGGGGGCGGATCGTGTGCCAGGCACGTCGGTCTGGGCGGCGCGGGGGCTGGCGGTGCTGTTACCGTTGAGTGTGTGGTGGTTGACCACGGCTGGGATGGACTGGCTGCTCGCATTGCTGCTCGTGGTTGTGTGTCTGCTGGTCTGGCTTGTCGTATCGCGCGTGGTCTGTGAGACGGGCGTGTTGATGGTCACCGGCCCGTTGCTGCCGGTGGCGGTATTGACGGGACTGCTGGGGCATGAAGCGATCGGCCCCACGCAGTTGATCCTTATCATGGTCGTGGGCTTGCTGCTTGTCGGCGATCCACGCGACGCCGCGATGCCGCTACTTATGCACGGCCTGCACCTGCTGGACCGGCGCCGCAGCATGCCGCTGTCACTGGCGAGATTGAGCCCCTGGCTGATTGTGGCCATCGTGGCGGGAATCGGCGTGGCCGGGGCCGCGACGCTCGTCATGCAACATGCTCACGGGCTCAGCGCTCTGCCACATGAACACGTCCGGGCCGTTGCGCCGCAGGCATCATTTCGCGCACTTGAACGGGCTGTCGCGGACATGCGCGTCAACGACACGCTCGCCGAGTCGCTTCAATTGCACGGCTGGTCGCGCATCATGTCAATGTCCCCCGCCCCGGGTTTCCTGCTGTGGATCACACTTGGCGCTGGATTGGTTGGTGCAACCGCATTGGCACGGCTGCGCCTGCCATGGTGGCCGCTGCATCCGGCGATATTCATCATCATCGGCACACAAGCCAGCGCGCTCGTCGGCTTCTCGTTCCTCATCGGCTGGCTTGCCAAGGTCGCTGTGGTCGGCACGGGTGGCGCAAGCGGCTATGAAGCTGCCCGGCCCGTCGCGGTTGGCGTCATCAGCGGCGAGTTGCTCGCAGGGCTCGCCTGGATCATCGCCGGTACGGGCTACTATGCATGGTCCGGTCAGACGCCGCCGAGTTACAACATTTTCGGCACATGA
- a CDS encoding glycoside hydrolase family 172 protein, translated as MNNFDGLTVDLANLHRLSEAESRSISPENFTGEKGKAGMATQGNGTVPSRELGQGWKVSPCVTIEPGATLTLADIEGPGAIQHIWMTPTGPWRFSILRMYWDDQDQPSVECPVGDFFASGWGDLLNYRPVNSQAVCVNPGSAFNCYWPMPFRQRCRMTLENIAEEPMVVYYQIDYALNTVPDDAAYFHAQFRRVNPLPYKEIYTILDGVQGKGHYAGTYMAWGVNNNRWWGEGEIKFYLDGDWPEGKQPAERGGDAYPTICGTGTEDYFCGSYNFENKQTKAYEEYNTAYAGMPQVFRPDGLYQAQQRFGLYRWHIPDPIRFKRDLAVTIQALGWRSDKRYLPLQDDIASVAYWYQTLPTAPFPTLPERDQLEVI; from the coding sequence ATGAATAACTTCGACGGATTGACAGTCGACCTCGCCAACCTGCACCGGCTCAGCGAGGCCGAGTCTCGTTCGATCAGCCCCGAGAATTTTACCGGCGAAAAAGGCAAGGCCGGCATGGCCACGCAAGGCAACGGCACGGTGCCTTCGCGCGAGCTTGGCCAGGGCTGGAAGGTTTCGCCTTGCGTGACCATTGAGCCCGGTGCGACGCTCACGCTGGCCGACATCGAAGGCCCCGGCGCGATCCAGCACATCTGGATGACGCCAACCGGTCCGTGGCGATTCAGCATCCTGCGAATGTATTGGGACGACCAGGACCAGCCGAGTGTGGAATGCCCGGTCGGTGACTTTTTCGCGTCGGGCTGGGGGGATTTGCTGAACTATCGGCCGGTCAACTCGCAGGCTGTGTGCGTCAACCCCGGTAGCGCGTTCAACTGCTACTGGCCGATGCCGTTCCGTCAGCGCTGCCGTATGACGCTGGAGAACATCGCCGAAGAGCCGATGGTGGTCTACTACCAGATCGACTACGCGCTCAACACCGTGCCTGATGACGCCGCTTACTTTCACGCGCAATTCCGCCGAGTCAATCCGCTGCCGTACAAGGAGATCTACACCATCCTCGACGGCGTTCAAGGGAAGGGGCACTACGCCGGCACGTACATGGCCTGGGGCGTGAACAACAACCGCTGGTGGGGTGAGGGCGAAATCAAGTTCTACCTTGATGGCGACTGGCCCGAAGGCAAACAGCCCGCCGAGCGCGGCGGCGACGCCTACCCCACCATCTGCGGCACGGGCACGGAAGATTACTTCTGCGGTTCGTACAATTTTGAAAACAAGCAAACAAAAGCTTACGAAGAGTACAACACCGCCTACGCCGGCATGCCGCAGGTCTTTCGGCCAGACGGCCTGTACCAGGCACAGCAGCGCTTCGGGCTTTATCGCTGGCATATCCCCGACCCGATCCGCTTCAAGCGCGACCTGGCGGTAACGATCCAAGCCCTCGGTTGGCGCAGCGACAAACGTTACCTGCCCTTGCAGGACGATATCGCGTCCGTCGCGTATTGGTATCAGACGCTGCCCACCGCCCCGTTTCCGACGCTGCCGGAACGCGATCAGCTTGAAGTCATTTAG
- a CDS encoding sulfatase: protein MADDRPNLLLVFADQLRADAVGCYGNEVVRTPTIDALARQGVRAQHCFANYPCCGPMRASMLTAVDASRHGVIANDLAIRTDLPTLGTTLRDAGYRTGYVGKWHLDGVPRSKYTPPGPRRLGFDDYWAVCNCAHDYFRPYYYRDTPQRIDAEGYEPIVQTELAIEFLQSHREMNQPFGLVVSWGPPHDPYPQVPEQYRDLYDPARLPLRPNVQPATENALANGLECRRTIADYYAATTALDEQLDRLLSTLNQLGMAENTLVVFTSDHGDMLWSHGWMKKQSPYAESVHVPLVLRGPSLPAGETCDALVGLMDLTPTLLGLLGVEPPDAMHWRDRSDVLRDERHADEVDAVLLANPFATDEARDQQMPEWRGLRTHTHTYVETEPGKAWLLFSDIEDPYQMRNLVGDPTVRDLQRRLSLRLAALLQQADDPFLPGEQWLDRLGLTAAWQDREARVWQ from the coding sequence GTGGCCGATGATCGCCCCAACCTGCTATTGGTCTTTGCAGATCAACTGCGCGCCGACGCGGTGGGCTGCTACGGCAACGAGGTCGTTCGTACGCCGACGATAGACGCTCTGGCGCGGCAGGGTGTCCGGGCGCAACATTGTTTCGCCAACTACCCCTGTTGCGGACCGATGCGTGCGTCGATGCTCACAGCCGTGGACGCATCTCGCCACGGGGTCATCGCCAACGACCTGGCGATTCGAACCGACTTGCCAACTCTGGGGACCACCCTGCGAGATGCAGGCTATCGCACGGGATATGTTGGTAAGTGGCATCTCGACGGCGTGCCGCGCAGCAAGTACACCCCGCCGGGCCCGAGACGGCTGGGCTTTGATGACTACTGGGCGGTGTGCAACTGCGCTCACGATTACTTTCGTCCGTACTACTACCGCGACACGCCGCAGCGCATTGATGCGGAAGGTTATGAGCCGATCGTCCAGACGGAGCTGGCGATCGAGTTTCTGCAATCGCATCGTGAGATGAACCAGCCATTCGGCCTTGTTGTTTCCTGGGGCCCGCCACACGATCCGTACCCGCAAGTGCCCGAGCAGTATCGTGATTTGTATGATCCGGCGCGTCTGCCGCTTCGGCCGAACGTACAACCAGCGACCGAGAACGCTCTCGCCAACGGCCTCGAATGTCGGCGAACGATTGCCGACTACTACGCAGCAACAACAGCCCTGGATGAACAACTCGACCGTTTGCTGAGCACGTTGAACCAACTGGGCATGGCGGAGAATACGCTCGTCGTGTTCACCAGCGATCACGGCGACATGCTCTGGTCCCATGGCTGGATGAAAAAGCAGTCGCCTTATGCCGAAAGCGTACACGTGCCGCTGGTCCTTCGCGGCCCATCTTTGCCAGCGGGGGAAACCTGCGATGCGCTTGTGGGGCTGATGGACCTGACGCCGACGCTGCTGGGCCTGCTTGGTGTTGAGCCGCCCGACGCGATGCATTGGCGGGATCGAAGTGATGTGCTGCGTGATGAACGCCACGCGGACGAAGTCGATGCGGTGCTGCTCGCAAACCCTTTTGCGACCGATGAAGCGCGTGACCAGCAAATGCCCGAATGGCGCGGCTTGCGAACCCATACGCACACCTATGTTGAAACAGAGCCGGGTAAGGCGTGGCTGTTGTTCAGCGACATTGAAGACCCTTATCAGATGCGCAATCTGGTTGGCGATCCGACGGTCCGTGACTTGCAGCGTCGACTGTCACTTCGACTGGCAGCGTTGCTCCAGCAGGCAGACGATCCGTTTCTGCCCGGTGAGCAGTGGCTCGACCGGTTAGGATTGACCGCGGCATGGCAGGATCGCGAAGCGCGCGTCTGGCAATGA